GTTCCATCGACCTTATTTTACACAGTTGTATGTTTTTGTTCAAACATACAGATATGACATGCTTATGaattaattgatttataattGATCTTTGTCAAATGAACATGAAAAACCACAGATAATGCTGTGTGTTGCCATTCTAATGAATTAAAGGACACAAAGTGACATGTAGAAGTGGTATGACTGGAAACATGCGCAGAGGTAGACCTGTCTTTCCAGTGTCCTCATGTGGAGGCTCTTCATCTCGTCTCAACTGTCCCTCTGGTTGTTTGCAGTgacgagagagaggaagacgatTACGAGAAGGAGGAGGTCGGTGAGGATGGAGAGATCATTCTGGTCAGCGGAGACAAGGTGTCGGGGCCCTGGAACAAATCTGGAGGtggtcctcctcctgctgcggCACCCATCGGTGGGTAAACCATCTTCAGGCCTGTTTTCATCATTAGACCTGAGgaaacaaatattaattttaaagGTTCAGAACATCGGTGACACTTATAATACCTGGGTTATGTGACTCGTAGGAGTCTTGTAAGCATATGGCGGTTTTAACTGCATTCCAAGCCACAcacattttagatttatttatttaatcttaaaGAAATCACATACTCTGCCTGAAGCCATTGTAAACATCTAACAACTGGGGTTGATGTGATGTCAGTAAATGAAACTCCTGAAAATGTGGTTTTCTGGTCTAACACATGTCGTCTCTTTGCtttcagaagaggaagaggttcCTGAATCGAGGCCTTCTGGCGTATATCGCCCTCCAGGGGCTCGGCTGACCACCACCAAACGAGGTCCCACTCAGGGCCCTCCTGAGATCTTCAATGACACACAGTTCCCCTCTCTAATGGCCACCGCCAAGCATGTGGAGACACGCAGGTAAGAATGGTTTGTTTAAAATGGTATATTTAAGTGGTGGAGATGTCACTGTAATTTAACTTTCACAGTctgctattaaaaaaaatatttttcattaattgtTCAGTCTATAATaggtcagatttttttttatcacattctGTTTTATGTACGAACATTAAATCATATAAAATACTCACATTTCAGAAGCATTATTTTTGAATCATATTTGAGAGAATTGACTGTTTATCATGGTGAATTAATTTTCTGTGCCGTTTCCACACTGACGTCATACATCTGTCTTTTAGGGACCGAGAAATGGAGAAGACCTTTGAGGTTGTGAAACACAGGAACCGTGGTAGAGATGAGACCAGTGGCGCTTCTCTGCAGCAATTGCAGCTTGACAACCAGTACTCCATCCTCGGGGATAAGTAGAGCCGCTCCCCTCCGTCCCCTGGCCCCTCCAGCACGGTCCTGCCCAGTCCCTCGAAGAAGGCTGAACTCCAGCTATGTGGACTGCAGTCCTGACCGAGCTCATGCTGCCTCTATCACCACACTGGttacttacacaaacacacaggcctgaatacacacacacagatacattcacacacacacacacacacacaaatagtgaCACTCccttttaattaaatcaatataacacttcaaacacacatttggttGGCAAACCTAAAGGACTGCATCTGAAGGGGCTGTTAAAAGAGGGAATAGTAGAAAAGGAATTAGCAAAATACACCCAATCGTACGACACTGCAGCAACATCAAACAACAACATGGTTGTCCTTTGGGATTGTACTCAGAGCAGCGGTTGTATGGCGCAACTTCTCTCTGGACTTCAACTTGCTTTGATAAAGCCACTGAGGATCGAAGAAGACTTTAGGCAAGATGATTTTACAAACTTCTGTGaaaatatctatttttttgCAAGATTGCTATATCCCAATCGCAACATGGTTATTTTGAGGTGTGTTTTTGAGTTGCAATTGGGGTTTGGGAGTGGGGAAACTACCTCAGCAGCACAGCTGGTGGTGACCATGTGGACTGAGCTGTTTTTCCGCTGTGGTGGTGAAGGGGGCAAACACCAATCCCCCCCACATACGAGCTGGCCATCAGGCTCTTCGATTTAGAAACTTGaagctatgttttttttccccatcattgtgatgatgatgactccCTGAAGAGATCTATGGACAAGAAGGGATAGGTTGTGGTCCTCATTTAGAATTTCTATATTAAGTGGCCTTACTGATAGAAACTGCTTTGTCATCTGAAGAGAACATTGCTTGTTGTCTCCCGGGCTGTTGCCTGCCTCTGGATCTCACCACTTagtgaaaataaacaacatacaaataaaaaaaagaatccttcTGTTGAAGAATGTAGTGCTGATGTAGTTTGCCTGATGATTTCAACTACTAACTGTCTTTCATATCCACTGTTTGATTTTGCTGCCCTGACTTTATTTTGCTATCTTTTAGACTTCCACAAGAGAGTAACTGAAGCTAGCTTCTAATCCCAATCATTCTTCTGGCCA
The window above is part of the Platichthys flesus chromosome 21, fPlaFle2.1, whole genome shotgun sequence genome. Proteins encoded here:
- the cdv3 gene encoding protein CDV3 homolog, coding for MADLPEKSLDDFFAKRDKKKKKTDKGKGKEPPAGLVSAVVKKTKREKSTSTKSENQDAQIEKEDEWKEFEQKEVDYSGLRLQALQISDEREEDDYEKEEVGEDGEIILVSGDKVSGPWNKSGGGPPPAAAPIEEEEVPESRPSGVYRPPGARLTTTKRGPTQGPPEIFNDTQFPSLMATAKHVETRRDREMEKTFEVVKHRNRGRDETSGASLQQLQLDNQYSILGDK